ACTTTTGAAATGTTCTATTTTCATCATTGTAAAGAACTTTTCCAACAGCAAGAATTAAACCAACTGCACCATAATCTTTTATTCCGTTTGCAATTGCTTCGCTATCGTTAACAATAATTTGGTGGATGCTTGTATTCATAGCATGTGCTTTGAAATCCCAAGGTATATCTTTAAAACCATCAAATCTTACATTTCCATATTTTGGTCCAGGTATTTGTTTCATAAAATCTGATAAATATTTTTCACACAGAAATTGAAAATAAAATCCAATCCATTCCATTTGCTTCCAGTGTGTATAGCCTGCATTTTTCATCTCCAAAATTGATTTTTTACCATCCCATATCTTAGGAATCATACTTAATTTTTCCCCAATTTGTTCAGCGGTTTTTAAAAAAGTCATTTCCTCTTCTCCGTATCAAATAGCATTAATAATGTTTGGTTTTTAATTCCTTCGTTTATCTCTTTAATCCTATATATATTTTCATCTAATCTCTTTTTAGCAAATTTGTAATATTCTTTTACGATTTCAAATCCAATATACTGCCTTTTCATCATTTTACTGACAATTGCCACCTGTCCAGAGCCCAAGAAGGGGTCTAAAACAATATCTCCTGCTTCGCTTGAATACATTAGTATCTTCTTAATTAATTCTGCTGGTAATTTTGTAGGAGTTTTTTGGTCACCAGTCCAATATTCCCTTTTGATTATCCAGACATCTTCTTTATCCATATAATGTAAACTGCTACCATCATTGTCATTTTCTTCTTTTCCATATCTAGAATAAGGAAAAAATTTCCTCTTTTCATCATTTTTACAGACATAGAGGCAATGATAATGAGAAGTTACAAATTTTCTTTTCGTTACCACACCGAATTGATATTTCCAAATAATATGATTAACTGTAATAAAACCAATTTCATCAAGTACTATCAAAATATCCTTTAGATTATTCCATCCTGAAAAAACATACATACTACCAGAATCTTTAAGAACCCTGTAAACTTCCCGCATCCATTTATGTGTGAAATCATAGTATTCTTCTTTTGGTATTTCATTATATCCTTCTAAAACCCGAGATTGTGTTCTGTGATAATTATTTCTTTTTGCCTTAAAATCGATAGCAAAGGGAGGATCTGTAATAACAAGGTCTATTGTATTGTCCGAAATGTATTTCATTCCTTCAATACAATCCATATTATATATTTTATTGAACTCTAAATTTTCCATTTTTTTACTTCCTTATTATAAGCGATGGCGTATAACTTATTTCTATACGAATTATTTGTATAATATCGCCTTTTTATTACATATCATACAATTTATGATTATAACTATCAAAAGAATTATTAATGGTCATTACTTCTTACTTATACTTTATTAATTTTTATTAATTATGCAAGAATATTTGGAAGAAACAAAACGGGAATTAAAATTAAGGAATTACAGTCTCAAAACTATAAAGTCCTATTTCGGTTGCTTAAGAGAATATTTTGATTTTAAAAATTATAATTTAGAAAAAATAGATGAAGAGAAAATAAAACAATTTTTATTGGATAAACAAGACAAAAATTATTCCCCGCAAACGGTCAATCTTTATTTAAATGTAATAAAATTTTTCTACCGTGAAATATTGAAAACTCCTCATTCATTAAGACACAGTTTTGCGATGCATTTATTAGAGATATATGCAGGAACTTTTAGGTCATCGGAGTATTAGAACAACTTAAGTTTATACTCAAGTAAAAAATCCAAAATAAGTATCTCTTAAAAAAACTAAAACATAAAGTATAAAAAAGCCAAAATTACATTAATGATTTGTAGAAAGAGATGAGAAGACTTTTTAATAATCTACTAACAATTAATTTAATAAAAAAATGGTGGACCTGAGGGGGATCGAACCCCTGACCTCCGCATTGCGAACGCGGCGCTCTCCCAACTGAGCTACAAGCCCACACGGAATATAATTTTAGCATAGAATAATAGAAAAAATAAAGTTTTATGATATTTTGCGTTGTAGCAAATCAAGGAATTCTTTTCGTGTAATATCATCGTTATGGAAACTTCCTAAGACGGAAGATGTAGTCATAACAGAATTTTGCTTTTCAACCCCTCGCATCATACAACAGAGATGTTTGCATTCCATTACAACACCTACACCTTCTGCTTGTGTGTAGTCCATAACAGCCCTTGCTATTTGGGCAGTTAATCGTTCTTGAATTTGAAGTCTGCGAGCATAAAGATCAACGATACGTGCTATTTTACTTAATCCAATAACCTTTGTTCTCGCAATATAACCTACATGGCAACGTCCAAAGAAAGGAAGCATATGATGTTCACATAGGCTATATACCTCTATGTCTCGCGATATAATCATGTTATTACTTTCTGCTTGAAAAATAGCATTATTAATAATGCTTTGTAAATCTTTACGATACCCTGAGGTAAGAAATTCGTATGCTTTGGCAACACGATAAGGAGTTTTCTTTAATCCTTCTCTGTCCGGATTCTCACCAATTTCAATTAGGATTTCACGGATAAGTTCAGCAACTCTGTCAATATTCATTCAAGAATTCCTTCCATAGTTTAATTGTAAAATGACAATCTATTCTTAAACGTTCTATTTCATATCTGTAATATATATTAATTAAAGGCTTGTTTTCAGGGTATATTACAAGACTGGGGTTCAAATATAGCAAACCAGCAAATAGAAAATTTCTATCATAAATATCCGGATCCGGAATTGTAATCTCACAGTTATTAATAATTTCATCTTTGAAAAGTAGTATATCCAAATCAATCGTACGAGGGCTATATTTGTTTTCAGTCCTTATCCTTTTCATTTCAGACTCAATTTTTCGAAGAACACAAAATTTAAATTCTATCGGTGTATATATCTCATCTTTTAACATGGCTTCAATCACACAATTTGCAAATAATGGCTGTTCCTTTACACTCCCTAAAGGAGGTGTTATAAATATAGGTGATATGTTTTTTATTGTTATATACTCTTGTAATAACTGAAATGACTTAGGAATGTTATATTCTGGGTTTATATTTGAGCCGACACCAATATAAACAAAATTGTTATTCATATTATTTTCTTATTTATTTTTTCATCCTTGTGATTTCTACAGCGACACTTCTTGCAAATCTTAAAACACCAGGTTTATCTATCGTAACGGTAACCCCTTTAACCTTCTCATGAGACAGACAAATTTTTGCAACTTCTTCCGCTAATTTTTCGATGAGAAAGAAAGACGAGTTCTCAACAAATTTTAATATTTCTTTCTTTACCATTTTATAGTCCAATGTATCATTAATATCATCACTTTTTCCTGCCATTTCTATATTCGTAAATAAGGTAATATTTATCAGGATATCTTGTTTCTCTCTTCGTTCCTCTGGCTGAATCCCTATGATACAACGAACTTGAAGGTCACGAATATGAATTTTATCATATAATTCCATCATTTATACTCCCTAATAAAAATCTTCCACCATCTACAAAAACTACTTGCCCTGTAATAAAATCCGATTTTAATAAAAATAATACTGCCTCCTCAATATCTAATAAATTTCCATACATTTTGAGAGGATTTGTCTTACTTAAACGAGCAAGATATTCTTCTGTTTCTCCTGGAGGCGGTAAAATTAACCCCGGAGCAATGGCATTTACCCGAATATTGGGAGCCAATTCCATGGCTAACATACGTGTCAGGGTACGTAATAGTTGTTTGCCTAAGTAATATGATATATGTTTGTCATCGTAATCCCATAGACGTGAATCCAAAAAATTGATTATAACCCCTTTCTTATGTTGCTTTTTCATACGGCGAGATAATTGAAGTGGTGCCCATGAATGAATGTTTATAGATGAGATGAGATCGTGGTATGAAAATGAATCAAACAATTTAACGGGAAAAATACTCGCATTATTGATAAGAATATCAATTTCACCGAAAATATTTATTGTTTGTTCATAGAGAGAGTTTGCGGATTGGGGATTTATTAGGTCGGCTTTAAGTATAGCAGTTTTTATGGAATAACTTTTTAGTTCTTTTGCAAGACTTATCACTTCTTCTTCTGAGGTATTGTAATGAAGTAGAAGATTTACGCCTTCTTTTGCCAATCGCAATGCAATTGCTCGACCTATTCGCAATGCACTCCCCGTAATTAGTGCATTCATACCATTTAAAGAATCAAGCATAGTTATCCTATCAAATACGAATTCTTTTACTATTTGATTTCAATTTCAACAAAATACTTTTGTATCCCTCGTAAAATTTGAAACGAAAATTTATTCAATTTATTTTCTTTTAATTTTGCTAATTTTATTTTAAATGTATTTAAATTATCTATAGGCTCATTCTCAACAGCAATAATAACATCCCCTTGCTCTAATTTAGCAAGGCTTGCCCAACCACCAGAAATGACTTGTTCAATATAAATACCTTTTATGTCATCACTCAAATTCATATCTACATAGTCATAAAAACACAAATCTCTTACTGTAAATTCCAACCAATCATCTTGATATTTTTCTAACATGCCTCTCGGAATTGGTTCACTTACTAATTGAACTGGAATTATTTTACGGTCTCCTTTTCGTATAACAGATAGGTTTACTATTTGTCCTATTGAAAAGTTTCTTATCTTTTCTTTCCATTCTTCATATTCTTCTACTCGTGTCGCATGCAATTTTTCATTTTCTATTTCCTTAACAATATCCCCAACATTTAAATCTTTTACTTCTTTTATCTTGGGATAGAATACACGAGTAATGATAAATCCTCCTTCCTCAATGCCCATTTTCTCCGCTATATCACGTGTTAAAACCTGTGTTTCTACCCCAATCCATGGTTTACTTGCTTCACGAATAGGTTCAACAGATTGGGTTTTTCCAATTTTTACCATTGAGTAAATTCTGTTTCCTTTGCGTTCTACAATAGTAAGTAGTTTCTCCTTTTTTTCTCCTAAAAACTGTTGTGTTACCCTTTCCATTTCATCTAAACAGGTAATATGCATGTCCTCTACTTGTAAAACAATATCTCCCGTTTGTAATGGAGGTTTTGCCTGTGCAACTGCACCGCCCATCCGAATGGAGGTGATTATAATTCCTTTTTGATTCTCCCTGTTCCTTTTTAATGCAAGAAACCAATTCATATTCTTAGCAGTACAACCCCACTCAGGAAATTCCTTTTCAGGGGTGATAGGAAAGTCGTAAGGGATAGGTTCAACAACTATGTCAAGTTTTTCAGAATTCCTTATTATTTGAATTGGTATTTTTTCATTACACGGAAGGGAACAAATTATATTATTAACCAATGGTATCTGTTCCATATATCGAACATCAACGGTGATATCTCTAATCTGTTCTATAATATCACCTACTTTTACTCCAGCATTATCTGCTGGGGAGTTTGGATATACATAACGTACTAAAGCACCTTTTTGATTTATTTTTTCTTGTGTAACAGGCTGGATTTCAACACCAAGCCAAGCCCTTTCTACCTTGCCATTTTTTACAATATCTTCTACCACTTTTTTTACCAAGTTTGAAGGAATTGCACCACCTAAAGCGTATTTAATTTCATTAATTCCGATAATTTCCCCTCGTAGATTAATCAAAGGACCTCCAGAACTACCTGGACTAATTTCTGCATTGTGTCCAAGCCAACAGACTAAACTCCCAACATTTTCATTTTCTTCAGAAAAGAATTCAAAGCTATCTAATTTATAAGGTAGTATCATCTGTTTATTACTTACAATACCAGCAGTTACTGATGGGCTTAAAGCCATAGGGGAGCCCATAGCCAAGACATAGTCACCAACTTTTACCTGTTCCGAATCCCCAAAAGATGCATAAGAGAATTGATTTGGCTCATTAGTAACTATTTTTAATACAGATATATCAGTTAAAGCATCGGTGCCAATGAGTTTCATTGGATAATTTTTCAAATTAGAAAATGTACAGTCCGCAATAAATGCCTTTCCAGCAACGTGGTGATTCGTCACAACATATCCATCTTCACTTATTACAATTCCACTACCAAATTTTTCTTGCTTTAATTCTCTACCTTCCGAATAATATTTTTCTACTACATGAATTCGAACCAAAGCAGGTTGTAATTTTTCAACGACTGTGATAATAGTGTTTTGAATATCTTTTGGTATTTGTTCTGTGGTGGATAGTAAATTATTTTCACAATAACTACAAACTGTCAGCATCACAACTAATAGTAAGGTTGTGTAAAAAATCCTATAAAAAAAGTTCATCACAGGTTTATCCTTAATTAAGAAAGAGAAACACAATTTCTGTTTCATTTATAATTGATTAATTCAAATCGTTTTTAACACTTTGTTTATTCATATTCTTGTATATTTTATACCATATAAGTAAATTTTGAAAAATGTATAAATAAGGTTATCACGTAAGATGGATATGTTTAATCTTTTATTTTGCATCATATCAGGGATGTTTGGTGCGGTTTTTGGTAGTTTTTGTAATGTTTGTATATACCGATTTCCGAGAGGTGAATCTATTATCCATCCTGCATCCCATTGCCCTCAATGTCAACATAAAATAGATTGGTATGATAATATCCCTGTTTTAAGTTGGCTATTTTTAAGAGGTAGATGTCGTCACTGTCATACAAAAATAAGTTTACAATATCCACTTGTTGAATTAGTTACGGGTATCCTTTTTATTATTATCTTCTTAAAATTTAGATTTACACTATCTACAATTGTGTATTCATTATTTACTGCAGGACTAGTTGTAGTTATAGTTCAGGATTTAAAAACATGGACTATTCCAGACGAAATAACATTATCTGGAATTTTAATTGGTGTAGGTGTATCACTTTTAGGTATGTTTTTCCCTGAACAAGGGTTAAGAATCCAACATCCGATGGATGCGTTAGATGGAATTGCTTTAGGGGCATTACTTATTTGCCTTTTAGACCTCATTGTGATACTAATATTAAAAAAACCAGGGATGGGTTTTGGAGATGTAAAATTATTGAGTATGTTAGGTGCTTTCTTAGGCTGGCGAGGTGTTTTAGGTAGCCTTATGATTGGGTCATTAATAGGAAGCGTGATAGGCTTTTTTATTATTGCTTACTATAGACTATTTTCAAAAGAAGAGACTTCAGACATTAAAGATGATAACCAAGATAATGTCTCTGATTTCTACCCTGTTGACCCAGTTTCAGCTATTGTCCTAGGTGTTTCAGCAATCTACTTAGAAATCCGCACACTCCTATTTCTAAACTCATATACATCTACCGAAATACCATATGAAGTCATAACAGGTCTCGTATATCTCATAACGGCATTTCTATTATTAGCACTTTTTGTAGCTATAGTGTCACTATGGGTTTGGCAAAAACAAAAAGGCAAAATAAAAATTGATGAAGAACTCCCTGACGAGGAGATACAAATTTCATTAAAGGCTCACTATATTCCTTTTGGACCCTATCTCTCGTTAGGTGGGTTTATTTTCCTATTGTTTGGACCTGAATTAATTGAAAAATATATTCAAATTCTTTCTATATAAAGACATAAAAATGATCAGAGAAAGAAATAAATCAGAGTTAATAACATATATAAAATTTAATGAGGCTTATTTTCCACGACCTTGGGGGAATTACAATTTGCCTAACATATTTAATAAGCCTGTTCCTCCAAATGAAAAAATAGGTGAAATCTGGCTTATTTCAGATAGGAATGAATTTCAAAGTAAGGTTATCAAAGGGCGTTTTATAGGAAAAACAATCCATGAATTAGTTACAACATATCCTCAATATTTGTTTGGAAATAGAAAAGGTGAAGGGTATCCCTCTCGGTTTCCTTTATTATTAAAAATTATTAATGCCAATGAAATACTTTCAGTTCAAGTTCACCCTTCTGACCAAAAAGCCAAAGAATTAAATGAACATGATTGCGGAAAGACAGAAATGTGGTACATCATGGAAGCAAAACCAAATAGTTTCATATATTTAGGACTTAGAAAAAATGTAAAAAAAGAGCATTTATTAAAAGAAATCCAACATGGGGGAGATGTGGATAGGTTATTGAGAAAAATATATGTAAAACAGGGTGACCATTATCTAATCCCTGCCGGAACCATCCACGCTATAGGACCAGGTATTATCCTAGCTGAGATACAACAAAATAGTAACCTTACCTATCGATTATATGATTGGAACCGCCTTGATTTAGAAGGAAAACCAAGAGAACTGCACCTCGAAAAAGCTTTTTATTCAATTGAAACATGTCAAACATCCATTGCGGTACCAAAAATTGACTTAAAACATAGCTTCGGAAGAGAAAAATTTCTATGTTCTACTCCTTATTTTTCCGCAAAATATTGGGAAATAAAAAGTGAAACTAAAATATGGAACAATAATTATTCATTCCATATTATTTTTAGTTTGGATACTACAAAACTAAGTGTGGAAACTGAAGAGAAGGAGACTCTACAAATGGAGAGAGGAGAATGTGTGCTAATTCCATCAGTCTCAAGTGATAGGGTAACTATAGACTATGGCACGTTCTTAGATTATTATGTGCCATAATGGAACATTCCGTTCCGTTATCTACAAAATAGACCTCTTATTATCAGAATTATGGATATAAATAATAAAGAAATAAATATTATTCATGAATGCCTGAAAGGGAATACCGAGGCTTTTCGGGAACTTATTATGATTTATCAACAAGCAGTATATGCAACAGCATTTTATTACACCAAAGACAGTGATACTGCAAAAGAAATAACACAGGAAACCTTTATAAATGCTTTCAAAAACTTACCTTATCTTAGAGACTATACAAAGTTTGGCAGTTGGTTGAAAGAGATAGCGACAAGAACATCAATAAGGTATCTTCAGAAGACTAAAGAAATTCCTATGGTTGAGATAGAAAATGAAAAGATTGTGCCTATCGAGCATAAAGATACTAAAAGTTCTTCAATAACTATCGACGAATTTAAGAATGCTGTCGAACAGCTTCCCGAGAGATATAGACTCCCTGTTGTTCTAAAGTTTTTAGAGGGAATGAGTTATGAAGAGATTGGTCGTTTTACAGGAGAATCTCCTGGAGAAATAAAAGGAATCCTTCAAAGAGCAGTAAAACAACTTCAGAATATAATGGAAAATTATGGCGGAGAAATGAATCAATGGCAAGATGTTCTCAAATAGAGTCTGAGATGCAAGCATACTTGGATGGTGAACTGAGTAGAGCTAAAGAACTAATAGTTGAAGAGCATTTATCCAATTGTAGTCAATGCAAAGATAAGTTTGAGAAATTTCGCAAAACCAATGCCATTATTTATGAAACATTAGCCCCTTATAAATTAACGAATTCCTTAGATGAATCTATTATGAAAAAATTACCTGAAGTAGAGACAGGTTATAACGAAATTCATCAAATAACAATGCGTATCAAACATCAAGAAGAAACCCCCTATTCTTTTTCAAATCTATTTCCGTATTTTGCAATAGCTGCCATGACTATATTAGGCATTTTTATATTTGTAAGCTGGCCAGCGAAAGAATATTCTAACCAGAAAAAGATAGGGGTGGCACTAAATATAACGGGGACAAGTTTTATAATTAACAATAGTGTTAATAACAAAATGAAAGAAGAAGTACCGATTGCTTTTTCGGAAGGCAATTACATAGAAACCCAAGATAATTCTAAAGTTTACATATTGTTAAAAGGGAATTCAATTGTAAAATTATCAAACAACACGAGAATCCGAATTTTAGATGAAAGGACTATTAATCTTGAAAAAGGATTAGTATGGTTTGATATTGGTAAAGATAAAAAGACATTCAGAGTTAACACATCGCAAGGGTTTATAACGGTATTTGGGACACAATTTCAAGTAGAAGCAGATTTTAATAGGGTTATAACTACGGTATCCAGAGGTGAAGTTACTGTAGAAACTGGAAATCAGTTTGCAGTTCTAAAAGAGAATCAACAGATAGAA
The sequence above is a segment of the Candidatus Hydrogenedens sp. genome. Coding sequences within it:
- a CDS encoding site-specific DNA-methyltransferase gives rise to the protein MENLEFNKIYNMDCIEGMKYISDNTIDLVITDPPFAIDFKAKRNNYHRTQSRVLEGYNEIPKEEYYDFTHKWMREVYRVLKDSGSMYVFSGWNNLKDILIVLDEIGFITVNHIIWKYQFGVVTKRKFVTSHYHCLYVCKNDEKRKFFPYSRYGKEENDNDGSSLHYMDKEDVWIIKREYWTGDQKTPTKLPAELIKKILMYSSEAGDIVLDPFLGSGQVAIVSKMMKRQYIGFEIVKEYYKFAKKRLDENIYRIKEINEGIKNQTLLMLFDTEKRK
- the folE gene encoding GTP cyclohydrolase I FolE, with amino-acid sequence MNIDRVAELIREILIEIGENPDREGLKKTPYRVAKAYEFLTSGYRKDLQSIINNAIFQAESNNMIISRDIEVYSLCEHHMLPFFGRCHVGYIARTKVIGLSKIARIVDLYARRLQIQERLTAQIARAVMDYTQAEGVGVVMECKHLCCMMRGVEKQNSVMTTSSVLGSFHNDDITRKEFLDLLQRKIS
- the folK gene encoding 2-amino-4-hydroxy-6-hydroxymethyldihydropteridine diphosphokinase, with the protein product MNNNFVYIGVGSNINPEYNIPKSFQLLQEYITIKNISPIFITPPLGSVKEQPLFANCVIEAMLKDEIYTPIEFKFCVLRKIESEMKRIRTENKYSPRTIDLDILLFKDEIINNCEITIPDPDIYDRNFLFAGLLYLNPSLVIYPENKPLINIYYRYEIERLRIDCHFTIKLWKEFLNEY
- the folB gene encoding dihydroneopterin aldolase → MELYDKIHIRDLQVRCIIGIQPEERREKQDILINITLFTNIEMAGKSDDINDTLDYKMVKKEILKFVENSSFFLIEKLAEEVAKICLSHEKVKGVTVTIDKPGVLRFARSVAVEITRMKK
- a CDS encoding SDR family oxidoreductase; this encodes MLDSLNGMNALITGSALRIGRAIALRLAKEGVNLLLHYNTSEEEVISLAKELKSYSIKTAILKADLINPQSANSLYEQTINIFGEIDILINNASIFPVKLFDSFSYHDLISSINIHSWAPLQLSRRMKKQHKKGVIINFLDSRLWDYDDKHISYYLGKQLLRTLTRMLAMELAPNIRVNAIAPGLILPPPGETEEYLARLSKTNPLKMYGNLLDIEEAVLFLLKSDFITGQVVFVDGGRFLLGSINDGII
- a CDS encoding PDZ domain-containing protein, which codes for MNFFYRIFYTTLLLVVMLTVCSYCENNLLSTTEQIPKDIQNTIITVVEKLQPALVRIHVVEKYYSEGRELKQEKFGSGIVISEDGYVVTNHHVAGKAFIADCTFSNLKNYPMKLIGTDALTDISVLKIVTNEPNQFSYASFGDSEQVKVGDYVLAMGSPMALSPSVTAGIVSNKQMILPYKLDSFEFFSEENENVGSLVCWLGHNAEISPGSSGGPLINLRGEIIGINEIKYALGGAIPSNLVKKVVEDIVKNGKVERAWLGVEIQPVTQEKINQKGALVRYVYPNSPADNAGVKVGDIIEQIRDITVDVRYMEQIPLVNNIICSLPCNEKIPIQIIRNSEKLDIVVEPIPYDFPITPEKEFPEWGCTAKNMNWFLALKRNRENQKGIIITSIRMGGAVAQAKPPLQTGDIVLQVEDMHITCLDEMERVTQQFLGEKKEKLLTIVERKGNRIYSMVKIGKTQSVEPIREASKPWIGVETQVLTRDIAEKMGIEEGGFIITRVFYPKIKEVKDLNVGDIVKEIENEKLHATRVEEYEEWKEKIRNFSIGQIVNLSVIRKGDRKIIPVQLVSEPIPRGMLEKYQDDWLEFTVRDLCFYDYVDMNLSDDIKGIYIEQVISGGWASLAKLEQGDVIIAVENEPIDNLNTFKIKLAKLKENKLNKFSFQILRGIQKYFVEIEIK
- a CDS encoding prepilin peptidase gives rise to the protein MDMFNLLFCIISGMFGAVFGSFCNVCIYRFPRGESIIHPASHCPQCQHKIDWYDNIPVLSWLFLRGRCRHCHTKISLQYPLVELVTGILFIIIFLKFRFTLSTIVYSLFTAGLVVVIVQDLKTWTIPDEITLSGILIGVGVSLLGMFFPEQGLRIQHPMDALDGIALGALLICLLDLIVILILKKPGMGFGDVKLLSMLGAFLGWRGVLGSLMIGSLIGSVIGFFIIAYYRLFSKEETSDIKDDNQDNVSDFYPVDPVSAIVLGVSAIYLEIRTLLFLNSYTSTEIPYEVITGLVYLITAFLLLALFVAIVSLWVWQKQKGKIKIDEELPDEEIQISLKAHYIPFGPYLSLGGFIFLLFGPELIEKYIQILSI
- a CDS encoding class I mannose-6-phosphate isomerase, which gives rise to MPNIFNKPVPPNEKIGEIWLISDRNEFQSKVIKGRFIGKTIHELVTTYPQYLFGNRKGEGYPSRFPLLLKIINANEILSVQVHPSDQKAKELNEHDCGKTEMWYIMEAKPNSFIYLGLRKNVKKEHLLKEIQHGGDVDRLLRKIYVKQGDHYLIPAGTIHAIGPGIILAEIQQNSNLTYRLYDWNRLDLEGKPRELHLEKAFYSIETCQTSIAVPKIDLKHSFGREKFLCSTPYFSAKYWEIKSETKIWNNNYSFHIIFSLDTTKLSVETEEKETLQMERGECVLIPSVSSDRVTIDYGTFLDYYVP
- a CDS encoding RNA polymerase sigma factor; this translates as MDINNKEINIIHECLKGNTEAFRELIMIYQQAVYATAFYYTKDSDTAKEITQETFINAFKNLPYLRDYTKFGSWLKEIATRTSIRYLQKTKEIPMVEIENEKIVPIEHKDTKSSSITIDEFKNAVEQLPERYRLPVVLKFLEGMSYEEIGRFTGESPGEIKGILQRAVKQLQNIMENYGGEMNQWQDVLK
- a CDS encoding FecR domain-containing protein: MARCSQIESEMQAYLDGELSRAKELIVEEHLSNCSQCKDKFEKFRKTNAIIYETLAPYKLTNSLDESIMKKLPEVETGYNEIHQITMRIKHQEETPYSFSNLFPYFAIAAMTILGIFIFVSWPAKEYSNQKKIGVALNITGTSFIINNSVNNKMKEEVPIAFSEGNYIETQDNSKVYILLKGNSIVKLSNNTRIRILDERTINLEKGLVWFDIGKDKKTFRVNTSQGFITVFGTQFQVEADFNRVITTVSRGEVTVETGNQFAVLKENQQIELKNQTINTKVKTCDSQKIMAWAEQIKPRTQAFDNASAILAPTQPIEISKPASQIFVVPIQHKEVTTLVLVWDKNKITENSNYTIYASDDELKPLFRYKLTNDMINNYNGEINIPIPNEVSIKQVNILHIEIISDDIDELISMPFNKIYAKS